From the Acidimicrobiales bacterium genome, the window GAGGGGATCCTCGGGGTCAACCAGGCCTGCTTCGACGCATTCCGCGCCGTCTACGAGTGCGCCGTGCCGGTGATCTGTGCGGTCAACGACTTCTGCTTGGGAACGGGGATCGGGCTGGCCGGGAGCGCCGACATCGTCGTCGCTGCCGAGGGTGCGAAGTTCGGACTTCCCGAGATCGACAACGGCGCGCTCGGCGCCGCGACCCACCTTGGTCGACTGGTGCCCGAGAAGCATCTCCGGTGGATGCTCTACAGCTGTGAGCCGGTGACGGCCGAACAGCTCGCCGACTGGGGCACCGTCCTGCGGGTCGTCCCGCTCGACGAGCTCATGGAGACCGCCCGAGAAGTCGCACGCGTGGTGGCGTCGAAACACCCGACCGTCATGCGAGCCGCCAAACGGTCGCTCAACGGCATCGACGACGACCCGAGCCGCAGCTATCGCTACGAGCAGGGCTTCACCTTCGAGCTGAACCTCCACGGGCTCGGCGAAGAGGCCCGCGAGGCCTTCGTCAAGGGCGAGCGCGAGAGCAACTCCGCTGCCGGCTGAGATCTCCGTCGTTCGCGGCGACATCACCACCATCGCAGTCGACGCCATCGTCAACGCGGCGAATGCCGCGCTCGCTGGTGGGGGCGGTGTCGACGGTGCGATCCACCGTGCCGGTGGCCCTTCGATCATGGCGGCGTGCCGTCGGATCGGCGGGTGCGATCCCGGCGACGCGGTGGCGACCCCCGCCGGTGATCTACCTGCGAAGTGGGTGATCCACACCGTGGGTCCGATCTGGACCGACGACGACGCCGACCAGCACCGTGAGACCCTGGCGTCGGCCTATCGGCGCTGCATCGAGGTCGCCGACGACCTGGGTGCCCGGTCGGTCGCGTTCCCCAACATCAGCACGGGTGTCTACCGGTTCCCGAAGCCGCTCGCCGCCGACATCGCCGTCGCCACGGTGCGGTCCGCCCTCCCGAGCACGTCGATCGAGCGGGTCTTGTTCGTCTGCTTCGACGACGAGAACGAGCTGCTCTACCGCGACCGGGTCTGACGCTTCCCAGACGTCGTCGGCGAGCTATTCCCGGACGTCGTATGCGACGTTGATCTGGTTCGTCACCCCAGTCGGCAACGCGGCGCGGACAGCGGCGAACACGGCCTGTGCGAGCGATGCGCGCTGTTCCTTGGTCGTCGATGCAGGACCGTAGGTCGTGGCCTGGATGTTGCGCCGGTGACGGGTGACGACCGTGTCGAACGGTCCTTCGAGTCCGAGACGATCGGCAATGCCGGCAACGGCGCCACGGGCAGCGTCGGTGAGCCGGGGGAGGGGCTCGCCCTGGAGGCCCTCGACGGCCTCCACGAGCTCATCGCCGAGTCCGTCGACCATGGCGGCGGCGAAGGGCCACAGCTCGTTGGCGCTACGGTTCGTGTCGATCACGAGCGGGATGTGTTGGCGTACGACGCAGCCCACACCGGCATCGGGTCGGCCGTCGGGTGTGCCGAGTGCGACGGCGGCATCGATGCCGTCGTCGAGCGGGCAGACGTCGTCGATCGCGGAGCAGGGCCAGCGATGGCCGGCCGCCCCGTCGGGATGACACCCGATGACCTCGTGGCCGTTGCGCTCGAGCGGTTCGGCCGCTTCGCGAAACTGACCGTCGTTGTCGGCGAGGAGAAGAATCCGCATGCCCGCACCTTCGCAGCGCGCCGGCGCGGCCTGAAGGGCCGAAGGTCCCGACGCGGCTAGGGCCCGGAGGTCTCGCCGCTGATCCGCGCGCCGAACTCCCTGAGTCGTTCCACCGCGGCCGGGTCGACCTCCGGCATGCTCGACGACAGCGACGCCTTGATCATCCGGTAGGTCTCGAACTCGAGACCGCAGTGCTTGCACGCCTCGAGGTGGCCGGCGATCTTCCGAGCGAAGTCCTCCTCGACGGCGCCATCGAGATAGCTCTGCAGCACCTTGCCGACTTCGCGGCAGTTCACCTCGGGCTTGTTTCGTCGGCCCCAGCTGCGGCGGATCATGCCGGACGTCCGTTCACGTAGGCGCCACTCGATTCGAGATGCTTGCGGATGCGGGTACGGGCACGGTGGAGGCGACTCATCACGGTGCCGGTGGGGACCCCGATGATCTCGGCCGCCTCCGCGTAGGAGAGGCCCTGGATGTCGACGAGTTCGACGACGGTGCGGAACTTGGCGGGAAGGGACTGGACCGCCGTCTCGACGGCGGCGTCGTAGCCCGAGTCGACCACGATGCCTTCCGGACCGAGTTCGGCGGAATCCTCGTCGGCCAGACGCTCCATGGTCGCGTCGGGGTCGCGCAGGAGCTCGGGGCGCTTCCGGCGGACCCGGTTGATCTGTGCATTGCGCATGATGGTGAGGAGCCAGGCGCGGGGGTGTCGACCGTCGAAACGCAGGATGGCCCGATACGCGCGGAGCATGGTGTCCTGGACGAGGTCCTCGGCGTCGGTCGGGTTCCGGGTGATGGAACGCGCGACCCGGTAGAGCACCTCGATCTCGGGAACGACGTAGCGATCGAACGCCGCCTTCTGGGCCTTGTCGTCGGCGACGGACTCGGACATGCGTCTGCGAAGCTAGCAACGGCGCCGGGCCTATGCGGGGGCGCCGGCGGGAATGGTCGAAGGGGCGGTGGGGTTTCGGCGGCATGGGACGCCTGCACCTGCGACACGTGCACCCGAGACACCTCCACGAGGCCCGCTGGGCCCGAGCACTCGAGGGGTTCCTCGACGACGAGCTCGACGCACGACAGGTCGCCCGGGTGCTCGATCATCTCGAGAAGTGTCCCGGCTGTCTCGCCGAGCTCGAGTCGCTGGCCCGACTGCAGCGCTCCCTGTCGCGCCTCGCCGCCGTGCGCTGATCGCGATCGGCCGATGACGGCGCGGCGGTAGCGTCGACGAGATGAGCGAGCCGCAGGAGCTGAGTGTCCACGATGTCGTCGGCAGCGACTTTTTCGCCGACCTCGTCGACGCGTTCTACGAAGGTGTCGAGAACGACGAGGTGTTGCGCCCGATGTACCCGGCCGACCTCGCCGGGGCGAAGGCCCGCCTCGCCATGTTCCTCGTGCAGTACTGGGGCGGCCCCACCACCTACAGCGAGCATCGCGGGCACCCACGTCTGCGGATGCGACACATGCCGTTCAGGATCGACACCGCCGCGCGCGACTCGTGGCTCCGTCACATGCGCGCCGCCCTCGCCGCAACCGCAGAACGGCGGGGCACGCCGCCGGTGGTGATCGACGCCGTCGACGACTACTTCGTGCGCTCGGCGGACTTCCTCCGCAACGTCGCGGAGTGAGCGTCACTCTGAGCGTGTGATTTGGCACTGTGTGTCGAGAAGTGGACCGTCTTCCGCAACATTTCACGCCAGACGATGGGACGCGAAGGGCGGAAATGCTTGACTCGCGTGCCGTTTTCGACTCGCGTGTAATTCACAAGCCCGCGATAGCCGTGGATTTCACAACGGAGTACAGGAGCAACAACATGAACAAGAGTGAACTCGTCGCCGCAATGGCCGAGTCCGCTGGCGTCAGCCAGAAGGACGCCGGTGCATGTCTCGACGCGATGTTCGAGACCATTGCCGCTCAGGTGAGCAAGGGCAACGAGGTTGCCATCACCGGATGGCTCAAGGCCGAGAAGGCCAAGACCTCGGCCCGCACCGGCCGCAACCCGCAGACCGGCGAGGAGATCAAGGTTCCCGCCGGCACGCGTACCAAGCTGACCGTCGGCTCCAAGCTG encodes:
- a CDS encoding O-acetyl-ADP-ribose deacetylase, producing MSVVRGDITTIAVDAIVNAANAALAGGGGVDGAIHRAGGPSIMAACRRIGGCDPGDAVATPAGDLPAKWVIHTVGPIWTDDDADQHRETLASAYRRCIEVADDLGARSVAFPNISTGVYRFPKPLAADIAVATVRSALPSTSIERVLFVCFDDENELLYRDRV
- a CDS encoding sigma-70 family RNA polymerase sigma factor, which produces MSESVADDKAQKAAFDRYVVPEIEVLYRVARSITRNPTDAEDLVQDTMLRAYRAILRFDGRHPRAWLLTIMRNAQINRVRRKRPELLRDPDATMERLADEDSAELGPEGIVVDSGYDAAVETAVQSLPAKFRTVVELVDIQGLSYAEAAEIIGVPTGTVMSRLHRARTRIRKHLESSGAYVNGRPA
- a CDS encoding globin; protein product: MSEPQELSVHDVVGSDFFADLVDAFYEGVENDEVLRPMYPADLAGAKARLAMFLVQYWGGPTTYSEHRGHPRLRMRHMPFRIDTAARDSWLRHMRAALAATAERRGTPPVVIDAVDDYFVRSADFLRNVAE
- a CDS encoding HU family DNA-binding protein, with amino-acid sequence MNKSELVAAMAESAGVSQKDAGACLDAMFETIAAQVSKGNEVAITGWLKAEKAKTSARTGRNPQTGEEIKVPAGTRTKLTVGSKLKAAGKS
- a CDS encoding zf-HC2 domain-containing protein, with the protein product MIRRSWGRRNKPEVNCREVGKVLQSYLDGAVEEDFARKIAGHLEACKHCGLEFETYRMIKASLSSSMPEVDPAAVERLREFGARISGETSGP
- a CDS encoding enoyl-CoA hydratase family protein; the encoded protein is MTIHEALTDDGVLELVMDNPKVNALPIADTLRIAEVLDGIRHRPEVTAVILTAAGRGFCAGVDIKEMQAMPGNEGILGVNQACFDAFRAVYECAVPVICAVNDFCLGTGIGLAGSADIVVAAEGAKFGLPEIDNGALGAATHLGRLVPEKHLRWMLYSCEPVTAEQLADWGTVLRVVPLDELMETAREVARVVASKHPTVMRAAKRSLNGIDDDPSRSYRYEQGFTFELNLHGLGEEAREAFVKGERESNSAAG
- a CDS encoding zf-HC2 domain-containing protein; this encodes MGRLHLRHVHPRHLHEARWARALEGFLDDELDARQVARVLDHLEKCPGCLAELESLARLQRSLSRLAAVR